One Mytilus edulis unplaced genomic scaffold, xbMytEdul2.2 SCAFFOLD_1643, whole genome shotgun sequence genomic window carries:
- the LOC139505856 gene encoding fibroleukin-like, which produces MVTTKAKSGFECAIVCTNDGNCCSCSYNEDLEQCQLSCSCSPTMELHNGSFTFIKTPRPAFSAPVADCSELPAGTNSGVYCIQPDLKGHEMAVYCEMDIDGGGWTTIQRRYDGTVDFDRFWEDYKSGFGDIAGEHWLGNDNLNVILQQAYFQVRFDLEDFTGDTSYAVYDAIDVGDESTNYSLFLVDYSGGTAGNAMADLNPTWDHMFTTRDRDNDLSSDFNCGIRKESGWWHTACTSANINGRYGEMYNNTSNMHWKTWKTNALKKTRMMIKPSEASNGLIGIG; this is translated from the coding sequence ATGGTGACAACAAAAGCGAAATCTGGATTCGAATGTGCTATCGTGTGTACAAATGATGGTAACTGCTGTTCCTGTAGCTATAACGAAGACTTAGAACAATGTCAGCTTTCTTGTTCATGCAGTCCTACAATGGAGCTCCATAACGGATCATTTACATTTATAAAGACTCCTCGACCAGCTTTCAGTGCTCCCGTAGCGGACTGCAGTGAACTGCCAGCTGGAACAAATAGTGGAGTGTATTGTATTCAGCCTGATTTGAAGGGACATGAAATGGCGGTTTACTGTGAAATGGACATTGATGGTGGGGGATGGACTACAATCCAGAGAAGATATGATGGCACTGTGGACTTTGATCGGTTTTGGGAGGATTACAAATCTGGATTCGGGGACATAGCTGGTGAACATTGGCTTGGGAATGATAATTTGAATGTCATTCTTCAACAAGCATACTTCCAAGTGCGATTTGACCTTGAAGACTTTACAGGAGATACATCGTATGCTGTGTATGATGCAATAGATGTTGGGGATGAGAGTACAAACTACAGCCTCTTTCTGGTAGATTACAGTGGGGGGACAGCAGGTAATGCAATGGCGGATTTGAACCCCACATGGGATCATATGTTTACAACTCGTGACAGGGACAACGATTTAAGCTCAGACTTTAACTGTGGTATTAGAAAAGAAAGTGGTTGGTGGCATACTGCATGTACCTCTGCCAATATCAATGGTAGATATGGAGAGATGTATAATAATACTTCGAACATGCATTGGAAAACATGGAAAACAAATGCgcttaaaaaaacaagaatgatGATCAAACCAAGTGAAGCATCTAATGGATTAATTGGTATTGGTTAA